The genomic stretch TATGCGAAAAGACTGCCCGTCACGAAACAAAAAGGGCAACCGTCACGGTTGCCCTTTCGTAGAGTTTTTATGAAAAGTGTTAGATTGTTAGAATAGATTTATTTGTCCATAGTTACGGTCATTTCGGGTACTAATATATATTCTTTCTTTTTAGAGTTCCATTTGTAATATTCAGTAGTCATACTTTTGTTGCCATAAGTATAACGAATGCAGAGGTCATTTTCCCAGCGATTTTTGTTACTGTTCCATTTTTGCGCCTCGTCCTCTGTGCGTTGGTTGTTGGCATCATACTTGTAATTGTGCTTCATATAATTAGTAAGCATGGTGCCTTCCATTTTAAAAATCGTTTCCG from Phocaeicola dorei encodes the following:
- a CDS encoding DUF3836 domain-containing protein, which encodes MKKINFLKGMLVVAILFIANLTVFAGNPGDNLIYNAEEVNGVIVSETIFKMEGTMLTNYMKHNYKYDANNQRTEDEAQKWNSNKNRWENDLCIRYTYGNKSMTTEYYKWNSKKKEYILVPEMTVTMDK